CAAGCCATATTTTCCCTTAAACAGATAAAAGATAAACTAATTGCGGCATCGGCAGACGGAAGTATATCGGTTGTTAATCTAAATACTTATACCCTTACTTACAAAAAAGTAATGTGCGTAGAAAAAGTACGTGCAATAGACTACAAAAACCAACTACTTGCCATTGCTTGCGGAGATGGCTCCATTCGTATTTTGGATTCTGAAACATTAACCGAAATACAAACAATATCTGCCCACCAGCTATCTTGCAATGCAGTAAAATTCCATCCTAATAGCAGATATTTAGTATCTGGCGGTAGAGATGCGCACCTCCGAATTTGGGATATTAACAGCAATTTTAGCCTTGTAAAAGAAATTGCTGCTCATAATTTTGCTATTTATTCGATAGATTTTTCGAACAATGCAACTCTTTTTGCAACTGCCAGTAGAGACAAGACAGTTAAACTTTGGAATGCTGAA
This DNA window, taken from Bacteroidota bacterium, encodes the following:
- a CDS encoding WD40 repeat domain-containing protein, giving the protein MAKSKMLLNVEKISELVGHKASIYELNNAAQPNIIYSGSIDKQIIQWDLSTFQPTNFYINLPETIYSIVHDIERKTIYVGSQSGKIYFIDLTAKKEFKVLFHHSQAIFSLKQIKDKLIAASADGSISVVNLNTYTLTYKKVMCVEKVRAIDYKNQLLAIACGDGSIRILDSETLTEIQTISAHQLSCNAVKFHPNSRYLVSGGRDAHLRIWDINSNFSLVKEIAAHNFAIYSIDFSNNATLFATASRDKTVKLWNAETFDILIRINKEKLDGHTNSVNKVLWSSFNNYLISAGDDKKIMIWKVSN